One window of Bacillus sp. THAF10 genomic DNA carries:
- a CDS encoding M14 family metallopeptidase, protein MVDARRGDSLWYISTLFKLPLELMMDSNPHVKKEDKEALGQKIAIPGYTSTKYLVKQGDTVQSIANEFGLPLDTLYLLNQNMSLAQLNIEDEIRMPMKVKKAFLTTKKHYDSAALEQDIKELVRIFPFVKCNSIGQSVLNNPIYQLKIGMGTKKIHWNASFHANEWITSAVTMNLLQDYLLALTKGETIRGVSAMSLYHQATISIVPMVNPDGVDLVLNGPPVHSPFEKLVTEINIDKPDFLNWKANIRGIDLNKHFPANWEIEKNRKEEKTPSPRDFPGFSPLTEPEAKAMEALTRAEDFDMVIAVHTQGEEFYWGYEGFEPKESEKMAEEFERVSTYKSVRYVDSHAGFKDWFIQEFRKPGFTLELGRGINPLPLSQYDTIYKKTLGIFIAALYV, encoded by the coding sequence TTGGTTGATGCACGAAGAGGGGACTCGCTTTGGTATATAAGCACGTTATTTAAGCTGCCACTTGAATTGATGATGGATTCCAATCCTCATGTGAAGAAAGAGGATAAGGAAGCATTAGGGCAAAAAATCGCCATTCCTGGATATACGTCAACCAAATATTTAGTCAAACAAGGGGATACAGTGCAATCCATAGCAAACGAGTTTGGATTGCCACTTGATACACTATATCTATTAAACCAAAATATGAGCTTAGCCCAGCTGAATATAGAAGATGAAATAAGAATGCCGATGAAAGTTAAAAAGGCATTTTTAACCACGAAAAAGCACTATGATTCCGCTGCCCTAGAACAAGATATCAAGGAATTAGTAAGAATATTTCCTTTTGTTAAATGTAATTCTATCGGACAATCTGTTTTGAATAATCCGATATATCAACTAAAAATAGGAATGGGTACAAAAAAAATTCATTGGAATGCAAGTTTTCATGCCAATGAATGGATTACCTCTGCTGTGACGATGAATCTTTTACAGGACTATCTTCTTGCACTAACAAAAGGAGAAACCATTAGAGGGGTATCAGCTATGAGTCTGTATCATCAGGCAACCATTTCCATTGTCCCAATGGTGAACCCCGATGGAGTGGACTTAGTATTAAATGGTCCACCTGTTCATTCTCCTTTTGAAAAATTAGTTACAGAAATAAATATAGACAAACCGGACTTTCTTAACTGGAAAGCAAATATTAGAGGAATAGATTTGAATAAACATTTTCCTGCAAATTGGGAAATTGAAAAAAATAGAAAAGAAGAAAAAACACCTTCTCCTCGAGATTTTCCTGGTTTCTCACCACTAACAGAACCGGAGGCAAAGGCAATGGAGGCATTAACAAGAGCAGAAGACTTCGATATGGTAATCGCCGTACACACGCAAGGTGAAGAATTTTATTGGGGCTATGAAGGATTCGAGCCTAAAGAGTCAGAAAAAATGGCAGAAGAGTTTGAGCGGGTAAGTACGTACAAAAGCGTTCGATATGTTGATAGTCATGCGGGCTTCAAGGATTGGTTTATTCAAGAATTTCGCAAGCCTGGTTTTACGTTAGAACTGGGAAGAGGAATTAATCCTTTGCCTCTTTCTCAATATGACACCATTTATAAAAAAACGTTAGGCATCTTCATTGCTGCCCTATATGTATAA
- a CDS encoding LTA synthase family protein has translation MKQAFKSKVPFILIAVVLLWVKTYIVYKTSFNITIESLKQEFILFINPLSFILLIAGIGLFFKEKGMKRYLIITSFIVSFVLYANAVYYRFFNDFITIPLLFQSGNMADLGGSITELMKPIDLLMFLDVILLVVIAKWTPAFVNMSTWRPKVRKMYFLSIVGIFLFNLGLAETERPQLLTRTFDREILVKNLGTYNYHVYDAVLQTKTRAQRAMADGSELAEIQNYINANYKEPNEDYEGIAKGKNVIIVKMESMQSFVIDNEVNGEPITPFLNELKDQSYYFNNFYHQTGQGKTSDSEFLLDNSLYPVGRGAVFFTHGTNDFHTATPNEIKEEGYTPVTFHANNKSFWNRDVMYKSLGYDQFFDIESYDVNEENSVGWGLKDIEFFQQSIPHMKELEQPFYAKFITLTNHFPFVLDEEDKFIDEFDSNSRTLNRYFPTARYMDESLKVFFEELKAAGLYENSIIIMYGDHYGISENHNEAMGQYLDKEIRPFESAQLQRVPMFVHIPGVTDKNPKEFDTIGGQVDLKPTIKHLLGMETKNDIQFGEDLFSEERSDFVVFRDGSFVTDELVYSKNECYDKETEEPIDQSACEPYVEKAKKELQYSDEIVYGDLLRFYDGTSIQMDESKLDE, from the coding sequence ATGAAGCAAGCCTTTAAATCAAAAGTTCCATTTATCTTAATAGCAGTTGTGCTGCTTTGGGTAAAAACCTATATCGTTTATAAAACAAGCTTTAATATTACAATTGAATCCCTAAAACAAGAATTTATTTTGTTTATTAATCCGTTAAGCTTTATCTTATTAATTGCAGGAATAGGTTTATTTTTTAAAGAAAAAGGCATGAAACGATATTTAATTATCACAAGTTTTATCGTTTCCTTTGTTCTTTATGCAAATGCGGTTTATTATCGTTTCTTTAACGATTTTATTACAATCCCTTTGCTATTCCAATCAGGAAACATGGCTGATCTTGGTGGAAGTATTACAGAGCTTATGAAGCCTATAGACCTGTTAATGTTTTTGGATGTCATTCTTTTAGTGGTCATTGCAAAATGGACACCTGCATTTGTCAATATGTCAACATGGAGACCAAAAGTACGTAAAATGTACTTTCTATCCATTGTGGGTATCTTTCTTTTTAACCTTGGTTTAGCTGAAACAGAAAGACCACAATTGCTTACACGTACATTTGACCGTGAAATCCTTGTGAAAAACCTAGGAACATACAATTATCACGTCTATGATGCCGTGCTACAAACGAAAACGCGAGCGCAGCGTGCAATGGCGGATGGCAGTGAACTTGCTGAAATTCAAAACTACATTAACGCTAACTACAAAGAACCAAACGAAGACTACGAAGGCATTGCTAAGGGTAAAAATGTCATTATTGTAAAGATGGAATCTATGCAAAGCTTTGTTATTGATAATGAGGTAAATGGTGAGCCAATTACCCCATTCTTAAATGAATTAAAAGATCAAAGTTATTATTTTAACAATTTCTATCACCAAACAGGGCAAGGGAAAACTTCTGACTCTGAATTCTTATTAGATAATTCCTTATATCCGGTTGGACGTGGGGCTGTATTCTTTACACATGGAACAAATGATTTCCATACAGCAACTCCAAACGAGATAAAAGAGGAAGGCTATACACCTGTTACATTCCATGCGAATAACAAAAGCTTTTGGAATCGTGATGTGATGTACAAATCTTTAGGCTATGATCAATTCTTTGATATAGAAAGCTATGATGTAAATGAAGAAAACTCTGTAGGCTGGGGCTTGAAGGATATTGAATTCTTCCAGCAATCCATTCCTCATATGAAGGAACTTGAACAACCATTCTATGCTAAGTTTATTACACTTACCAACCACTTCCCATTTGTATTGGATGAAGAGGATAAGTTTATCGATGAATTTGATTCAAATAGTAGAACATTAAATCGCTACTTCCCTACAGCAAGATATATGGATGAGTCGTTAAAAGTCTTCTTTGAAGAATTAAAAGCAGCCGGACTTTACGAAAATTCCATTATTATTATGTATGGCGACCATTATGGTATTTCTGAAAACCATAATGAAGCGATGGGTCAATATCTTGACAAAGAAATTCGCCCATTTGAAAGTGCCCAACTACAACGTGTACCAATGTTTGTTCATATTCCTGGCGTCACAGATAAAAACCCTAAGGAATTTGATACAATTGGTGGTCAAGTTGACTTAAAGCCTACCATCAAGCATTTGCTTGGAATGGAGACCAAAAACGATATCCAATTTGGAGAGGATTTGTTCTCTGAAGAAAGAAGCGACTTTGTGGTCTTCCGTGACGGTAGCTTTGTAACCGATGAATTAGTGTATTCAAAAAATGAATGCTATGATAAAGAAACAGAAGAGCCGATTGATCAATCTGCTTGTGAACCGTATGTAGAGAAAGCTAAAAAAGAGCTTCAATACTCTGATGAAATTGTCTATGGTGACCTGCTACGTTTCTATGATGGAACTTCCATTCAAATGGATGAATCCAAGCTTGATGAATAG
- a CDS encoding ROK family glucokinase: MDNKWLVGVDLGGTTIKMAFISQYGEIVHKWEIVTNISGKGKYITTDIAKAIDKKLEELGESKSKLKALGMGAPGPVNMATGLIYEAINLGWENYPLKDLLEVETGLPVVVDNDANLAAIGEMWKGAGEGSKDLICVTLGTGVGGGIITNGEIVHGINGAGGEIGHITVVPEGGAPCNCGKTGCLETMASATAIVRIAKELIEKNPGSKLEELAALEGLSAKLVFDQSAKGEETAMKVVEVVSSYLGLALANLANAMNPEKIVIGGGVSKAGDKLLNPVREHFVKHLFPRTKVGVKVAEATLGNDAGVIGAAYLAKMKL; encoded by the coding sequence GTGGATAATAAATGGTTGGTCGGTGTAGATTTAGGTGGAACGACAATAAAAATGGCATTTATCTCTCAATACGGGGAAATTGTACATAAATGGGAAATCGTCACAAACATCAGTGGAAAAGGAAAATACATAACAACGGATATCGCAAAGGCAATCGATAAAAAGTTGGAAGAATTAGGTGAATCAAAATCTAAATTAAAGGCTCTTGGAATGGGCGCACCAGGTCCTGTTAATATGGCAACAGGCTTGATTTATGAAGCGATTAACCTCGGGTGGGAAAACTATCCACTAAAAGACCTCCTAGAAGTGGAAACAGGACTTCCAGTTGTTGTGGACAATGATGCAAACCTAGCTGCGATCGGTGAGATGTGGAAGGGTGCTGGAGAGGGATCGAAAGATTTAATTTGTGTGACTCTTGGAACAGGAGTTGGCGGTGGTATTATAACAAATGGTGAAATCGTTCACGGAATTAATGGCGCTGGTGGAGAAATAGGGCATATTACAGTTGTACCAGAAGGTGGAGCACCATGTAATTGTGGCAAAACAGGATGTTTGGAAACGATGGCTTCCGCAACGGCAATTGTAAGAATTGCTAAAGAGTTAATCGAGAAAAATCCTGGAAGCAAATTAGAAGAACTAGCAGCCCTAGAGGGACTTTCAGCAAAGCTTGTTTTTGACCAAAGCGCAAAAGGAGAAGAAACCGCAATGAAAGTTGTCGAAGTCGTTTCTTCTTATCTTGGACTTGCTCTTGCGAATTTAGCAAATGCCATGAATCCAGAGAAGATCGTCATTGGTGGCGGCGTCTCAAAAGCTGGAGATAAGCTTTTAAACCCAGTTCGTGAACATTTTGTGAAACATCTTTTCCCACGAACTAAAGTAGGTGTGAAGGTTGCAGAGGCTACGTTAGGTAACGACGCGGGGGTTATTGGAGCAGCGTACCTTGCAAAAATGAAATTATAA
- a CDS encoding YqgQ family protein — protein sequence MNTMYDVRQLLKNFGIFVYTGDKKADIEMMEEEIRELYLSNMLDAKSFQSAMILMRKELSKIQ from the coding sequence ATGAACACAATGTATGACGTGAGACAATTATTAAAAAACTTTGGTATCTTTGTCTATACAGGTGATAAGAAGGCAGACATTGAAATGATGGAAGAGGAAATAAGAGAACTCTATCTCTCCAACATGCTCGATGCAAAAAGCTTTCAATCTGCCATGATACTTATGAGGAAAGAATTATCTAAAATACAGTAA